Proteins co-encoded in one Nicotiana sylvestris chromosome 7, ASM39365v2, whole genome shotgun sequence genomic window:
- the LOC104214240 gene encoding transcription factor bHLH61-like, whose product MGSKDQKNALLHQHLEQLGSITNSPSVNKASIIVHASKYIEELKERIDKLNEDVLTSQPSHIDDENSLPLVTVETLEKGFLINVLSEKNCPGLLVSILEAFEELGLELSDARVSCSDSFRLEAVSETEGQIDRVDAQMVKQSVLEAIRNWSQSNEQD is encoded by the exons ATGGGATCCAAAGACCAAAAAAATGCATTGCTCCATCAACATTTGGAGCAACTCGGTTCAATTACTAATTCCCCTTCT GTGAATAAGGCATCAATCATCGTCCATGCATCTAAGTACATAGAGGAATTAAAGGAAAGGATAGACAAGTTAAATGAGGATGTCTTAACCTCACAACCTTCTCATATTGATGATGAAAATTCCTTACCATTG GTTACAGTAGAAACCCTAGAAAAGGGATTTCTAATAAATGTGCTCTCAGAAAAGAATTGCCCTGGGTTGTTAGTCTCCATTTTGGAAGCATTTGAAGAACTTGGCCTTGAATTATCGGATGCTAGGGTTTCTTGTTCCGATAGTTTTCGCCTTGAAGCTGTTAGTGAA ACCGAAGGACAGATTGATAGAGTAGATGCCCAAATGGTAAAACAATCAGTCTTGGAAGCTATAAGGAACTGGAGCCAAAGCAATGAACAAGATTAA